AGTGCAATCTTAATCTTCCGCGTTGACATTTCCTCGCCTTCTCCGGTAGTATAGGCATCCGTGAAGAAGAAACGAAGGGGGAAAGTGCCCCATCTGGTCTGCGCATACTTTACATTACTGACGCGACTTATCGTCGAAATGTCAAGTCCTGTCTTATCGGCGATGTCCTTTAATATCATGGGGCGCAAGTCACTTTCATCTCCGTCTTGGAAGAATTTCTTTTGCCAAGCGATGATAGCCTGCATGGTAAGCGTCAGTGTTTGACGGCGTTGCTTCACTGCTTCGATGAAACCTTGTGCCTTAGCCACCTTTTCTTTCGCATAGAGTAGCGCTTCCTTAGCCTGCCTACTCATGCCTTCCTTGTTGTTTCGGTAGGCATCTACCATTTCAGTGAACGAGGGAGAGACCTTCAAATCGGGGATATTCCCATGGTTGAGGCTGAAACTCACGGTGCCATCATCGGCCGTATCGACAATGAAATCAGGCGTAATCTGCTGCATGTTGCGTCCTTCGGTCTCGCCAAGTGATGCTCCCGGCTTCGGATTGAGCTTGCGGATTTCACGCTGAAGCATTTCCACCTGCGTGTCGCTGAGGCCGAGTTGCAGTTTTATTTTATCCCAATGTTTCTTGGTGAAGGCTTCAAAACATTCCTTGAAAATGCGCTCCATGACCTCCAAGAGGCGTGGACTGTGCCCACCTTCCCGGCGCATTCGCTTCACCTGGAGCAACAGACATTCTTGCAGGGAGCGTGCACCGATGCCGGCAGGATCCATGCCTTGCAACATTGTCAGCACCTTTTCAATCTCTGTTTCGCTCACATCGATATTGTGATAGATAGCCAATTCGTCGCTGATGCTGCCCAAATCCTTACGCAACAGACCGTCATCATCAAGGCTTCCGATGAGATATTCCATCACAGCATGCTCCTTGTCGGTGAGTGTGAGCATATCCATCTGCTCTTTCAGCTTGTCATAAAATGAGGTCGTGTCACCATATACCGTCTCCTCATAATCGGCATTATCGTGGTTGTTGGCATAGGGAGTCTGGGGCATTACATCATCACTGCCGATGTTTTCAAGGGCAGCATCAAGGGCATCCTGACGCTCCTCTTTCTCGTTCATGCTGTCGAAATCGTCGTTATCCTCGCTGTCTGAAAAGTCGTTCTCGCCCTCGTTTTCAGCCAATGTCATGTCACTGTCGTCCTTTTCGAGGGCAGGATTATCATCGAGTTCGGCGTTGATGTTCTCCTCAAGTTCAGTCAACGGCATCTCCAGCAGGCGCACCTGCAACATCTGTTGCTGTGAAAGGCGCATCTGTTGTGCCAGCTTCTGTTCTTGGGTTTGTATCAGTTTCTGTGCCATGATGTCTTAAAAAAATCTTTCATCTGTGTGGCTTCGCGTGCCAGTTCGTTGGGGTTGAGGTTGCCAAAGCGCTGCCACACATCGTGACAGGAGGCAAAGAGTTCGCTCACTTCAAATGCCATGCGGTTCAAGTAGGGGTCGCAGAGTTGGAAAATCCCCATGATTTCAGCCACTTTCTCTGGTTTTAAGCTTAGCAATGTGGCTAATTCCTTCACTTCGGGTGTGTCGCTGACCATCGTGATAGGCGTCAGTCGGAAATAGAGGTCGAGGATGATGATCAGGTGGAGTGGGGTCAACGAAGCATCCACTTGCAGCGGTCGGAAATCTGTTTGCCAGGTTTCTTCCTGACTGACACCGTCATAAAATTGCTGAGGATGATTGAACCCCCGCATCTTTCTGATGGTTTCGATGTCGCGTCGAAGCTGTTTCTGGTGTGTGGCAAAACGTTTCCAAAGCTGCTGCAGTGAGGCAGTTTCCCGCTTATCGAGCATCTTCATCTGCTCGTAAAGCTGCTTAGGTGCAACGTTTAATTCAAGGGCAAGGTCTATCATGGGCCGTGAGTAGAGCGGTTTCATGCCCACGGGCTTCCTGAGATACAGTTGCAATAGCGGCAACCAATACGCTTCCTGCCATTGAGATTGATTTGCCATGACATTTTAATCTTTCTGCAAAGATAAAGATTATCACAGACAAAACAAAGCAAAAATGAAAATAAATGAAGGGATAACTCTTAATAGAAAACTTCTTGACAAAACGCTCTCGTATTCTCCGTGAGACTCTTCTTCGGGCCGAAAACGCGCAGAATTTGCGATATTTCTAACTGTTTGTAAATCATATACTTGCATGAAACACGTCGTTATTTCTATTAAATATCTTCATGATTTGCGTCAGATTACCTTGTCATCTGCGTCAAGTTATGTACCATGTTGCGTCAAATCATGCACCAATCTGCATCAAAAAGCGTGCTGTTTTGCGTCAAGTTGCAATTGTATTCTCCTATTCTTGCATTGCCATTTCCCCTTTTCGGTCTTCTTTCCCGATATTTTCCGCTTTTTATTTTCCTGTTTCCTGTTTTTCAATCCCCGTTTTTTTCAGATGTTTTTTGACAAAGTATGTATTGAAATTCAGTCTGTCTTATTATCAAATGTCCCTTATATCTTCTGAAATCTGCAAGGGAAGTATTCCTAATGGAAACCTCCCCCGCCCCCTCCCAAGGAGGGGAGCACGAGCTTGGAGCGTCTTCTTAGGAAACAAAATGAATTAATTTACAGCCTAATAACCTTTATATTTTCTGAAATATTCTTAGATATTCTCGGATGTCGCCTGCGACAAGGAGGCCTAAAAACCAAGGGGAAAACCTCCTACCCGCTTCGCGGTATATCTTAGAAAATCGGAGAATATCTGAAAATAAGAGTTTATTTGTCTTCCAATAGCCCTTATATCTTCTATAATATTCTTAGATATTCTTGGATGTCGCCTGCGACGAGGAGAGCTAAAATGCAAGGAGAAGCACTCCTAATGGAAACCTCCCCCAGCCCCTCCCAAGGAGGGGAGAACGAGTTTGGAGCGTCTTCTTAGGAAATAAAATAAATTCGTTTATAAGCTGATAACCCCTATATCTTTTGAAATATTCTTAGATATTCTCGGATGTCGCTTGCGATGAGGAGGCCTAAAAACCAAGGGAAAGACCTCCTACCCGCTTCGCGGTATATCTTAGAATATTAGAGAATATCTGAAAATAAGAGTTTGTTTGTCTTCCAATAGCCTTTGTATCTTTTATAATATTCTTGGATATTCTCGGATGTCACCTGCGACGAGGAGAGCTAAAATGCAAGAAGAAAGTAGATAACGAGCATAAATCTAAAAGGATTAATGGAAATAAATACATGTACATATAATTTATTTCAAAGAATTACGTTCAAAGAGTAAACCAATAATCTTTTATCATGAACATCGTAGAATACAAAGAATTATCTAAGAAAATCATTGGTGATGCATTCTCTGTCTATAATGAATATAAAGGAGGATTACTGGAATCTGCATATCAGGCAGCATTCGTCTATTTACTCCGAAAGAATGGTTTTAAAGTCGAAGAACAGAAAGAACTACCTTTATTCTTTAGAGACGTCAGACTGTCTAAGACATATCGCATGGATATTGTTATCAATAATCAAATCATTTTAGAGTTAAAAGCGGTAGAAGAAATAAGGAAAGAGCATAGATTACAATTATTTCATTACATGCGCTTGACTCATATTCCGATTGGATTATTGATAAATTTCAGTTACAGTGATGGTGTACATTTTGAGAAATATCATTTTGATGAAACAGAGAACAGATGCAAGGCTTTCTGAATTATTGATGAAGTGATGTCCCCTAACCGTATTACAGTATATCTTAGGATGAACTATCCCGAAGTCTCTCCAAGTAGGGGAGCACGAGCTTGGAGTATTTTCTTAAGAAACAAAATGAATTCGTTTATAAGCTGATAACCCCTATATCTTCTGAAATATTCTTAAATATTCTCGGATGTCGCTTGCGACAAGGAGGCCTAAAAAACCAAAGGAAATACCTTCTACCCACTTCGCGGTATATCTTAGAATATCGGAGAATATCTGAAAATATGAGTTTGTTTGTCCTCCAATAACTCTTATATCTTCTATAATATTCTTAGATATTCTCAGATGTCGCCTGCGACGAGGAGAGCTAAAATGCAAGGAGAAGCACTCCTAATGGAAACCTCCCCCGGCCCCTCCCAAGGAGGGGAGTGCGAGCTTGGAGCATCTTCTTAGGAAACAAAATGAATTTGTTTATAAGCTGATAACCCTTATATCTTCTGGAATATTCTTAGATATTCTTGGATGTCGCCTGCGACAAGGAGGCCTAAAAACCAAGGGAAAGACCTCCTACCCGCTTCGCGGTATATCTTAGAATATCGGAGAATATCTGAAAATATGAGTTTATTTGTCTTCCAATAACCCTTGTATCTTCTATAATATTCTTAGATATTCTCGGATGTCGCTTGCAACAAGGCGGTCTAAACTGCAAGGAGAAGCACTCCTAATGGAAACCTCCCCCAGCCCCTCCCAAGGAGGGGAGTGCGAGCTTGGAGCGTCTTCTTAGGAAACAAATTGAATTCGTTTATAAGCTGATAACCCTTATATCTTCTATAATATTCTAAGATATTCTTGGATGTCGCTTGCGACGAGGAGGCCTAAACTGCAAGGAGAAGTACTCCTAATGGAAACCTCCCCCAACCCCTCCCAAGGAGGGGAGCACGAGCTTAGAGCGTCTTCTTAGGAAACAAAATGAATTCGTTTATAAGCTGATAACCCCTATATCTTTTGAAATATTCTTAGATATTCTTGGATGTCGCTTGCGACGAGGAGGCCTAAAAACCAAAGGAAAAACCTCCTACCCGCTTCGCGGTATATCTTAGAATATCGGAGAATATCTGAAAATAAGAGTTTATTTGTCCTCCAATAACCCTTATATCTTCTATAATATTCTTAGATATTTTCAGATGTCGCTTGCGACAAGGAGGCCTAAAATGTAAGTAGGAAGGCTCCTACCCGCTTCGCGGTACATCTTAGAATATTGGAGGATATCTGAAAAATAAGAATTCGTTGATCAGCCACTTGCAAGTTTTTATTTGTTGTTTTTTTTCTTTATGTTACGAAAAAAGATTTATCTTTGTAAGCGTATGAAAAGGAAAATGGTTATTCTATCGCTGATGACGTTCTGTCTCAGCGGCTTTGCACAGCAGGCAAAGCAAGACTTTAAGGCCAACAGACAACTGTCGGCAAGTAATTATTTAGCCTATCCCGGCCCACTTCAGAAGACACTTACGCCCGCTCCGAAAGGCTATGAGCCATTCTATCTGAGCCATTATGGTCGTCATGGAAGCCGCTGGCTCATAGGAAAACGCGACTATCAGCAGCCTGTGAAATGGCTTGAAAAGGCAGATACCTTAGGAAAACTCACACCGAAAGGACAGGAGGTGCTCCATAAACTGCGCCTGCTCCGCGATGCAGCAAAGGGCCGTGATGGTGAGCTGACACAGCTTGGTGCAGAGCAACACCGTCAGATTGCCGAACGAATGATGCGTAATTTCCCCGAGATATTCAAGGGAAAGACGCATGTAGACGCTAAGAGTACGGTGGTTATCCGCTGTATTCTGAGCATGGAAAACGCTTTGCAGCAGTTGGTTCGCATGAACCCGCAGCTCGATATCACCCATGATGCCAGCTATCACGACATGTATTACATGAACCATAACGACACTTCGCTCTTCAAACAGCGCATGCCGAAGGAAGCACGCGAGGCATATGATGCTTTCAGCAAACGCCATATTCACCCTGAACGTGTGATGCGTGAGCTTTTCAATGACGACAGTTACTGGCAGAAAGAGGTTAATTATAAAGAACTCTACAAAGCACTTTACAAGCAGGCCAGCAACATTCAGAGCACTGAACTGCGCCATAAGATGTCGCTCTATGACCTTTTCACAGACGACGAACTCTATGACCTTTGGGCCACAACCAATGCATGGTGGTATATCAACTATGGCCCTTCACCTCTCAACGGCGGTAAGCAACCCACCTCACAGCGCTTCCTTTTGCGCAAGATTGTCAGTGAGGTCGACAGCTGCTTGAAACTGAATCATCCCGGTGCTACACTGCGTTACGGTCATGACACCATGGTGATGCCGCTCACATGTCTGCTCAATCTCGACGACACGGGAATGCAGGTGGCCGACTTGGAGCAAGTAGCCATGCGCGGATGGAACGATTATCGCATCTTCCCTATGGCCTGCAACCTGCAGTTTGTGTTCTATCGTAAGCAGGGAAGTGACGACATTCTCGTCAAGATTCTGCGCAATGAGAACGAGGCTAAGCTGCCTGTCAAGAGCGATGTTGCCCCTTATTATCATTGGAAAGATGTGAGAGCGTATTGTGAAAGAGTAGCTTCTTCCCAGTCTCCTCAAGGAGGTAAGCCTGTACTTACAGACTAATCTATGAAGAAAAAGAACCATAAACCATAACTATAATGAAGAAAAACATTTTAATTCTATTGCTGTTGGCCTGCTCGTTCATGGGGCATGCACAGGTGAACCGACCGAAATTGGTCGTCGGAATAGTGGTCGATCAGATGCGTTGGGACTATCTCTACTACTACAACAAGGAGTTTGTGGAGGGTGGTTTCAAGCGACTTCTGGCTGAAGGATATAGCTGTGAGAACACCATGATACCTTATATTCCCACGGTTACAGCCATTGGTCACTCGAGTATTTACACCGGTAGTGTCCCTGCTTTGACAGGAATTCTCGGCAATAGCTTCTTTATCAATGGAAAGAACACCTACTGCTGTGGCGATGACAACGTGCAGAGTGTGGGCAGTAGTTCCAAGGAAGGCAAGATGTCGCCACGCAATCTGCTGGCTTCAACGATAGGCGATGAATTGAAATTGGCCACAGATTTCAAGTCGAAGGTCATTGGTGTGGCCCTCAAAGACCGTGCTGCCATTCTGCCTGCAGGCCATAGTGCCGATGCCGCTTATTGGTGGGACACAAGTGCCGGCCATTTCGTTACGAGCACTTACTATATGGATAAGCTGCCTTCATGGGCTGTTGAATTTAACAAGAAGCATCTGCAGAAACCCGGCTCTGACATTAAAAGCAAACCGCAAGGCGTCACCATGACGTTCGATATGGCTGAAGCTGCGTTGAAAAACGAACGACTCGGCTTGGGAACAGAGACCGATATGCTCGCTGTGAGCGTATCTTCTACCGATATTATCGGCCACATGTACAGCACACGTGGCCCCGAAATCCACGATGTCTACATACAGCTTGACCGCGATCTTGCCCGCTTTTTCAATACTTTGGATGCTCAAGTAGGCCGTGGAAACTATCTTGTGTTCCTCACAGCCGACCATGGTGGCTCGCACAATCCTAACTTCATGCGCAATCATAAGTTAGCTGCCGGTGGTTTTGCAGGCTGGAATTTGACGAAGGAAATCAACAAAGAACTGCAACAGTCATTTGGAACGAAAGCCAATTTCATCTTGGGCGAGAATGCACTCCGCATCTATTTCGACCGCAAGAGCATTGCTGAAGCTGGATTGGAGTTGGCAAAAGTGAAGGCCAAAGCAAAGCAACTGCTCGAAAAGAAAGAAAACATCACCTATGTGGTCAACTATGATAATGTGGCTACACAACCCATTGCACAGCCTATCCGCGAGCGTATCATCAACGGATATAGCCGTGAACGCGGTGGCGATTTGCTCATCATCACCAATCCCGGGTGGGTAAATTGCCCATCAAGTCCCGACTATAAAGGCACAAACCATGGTCTTTGGAACCCTGACGACAGTCATATCCCATTGATATTCATGGGTTGGGGCATCACTTCGGGTGCCACTTCGCATCCTACCTCCATGACAGATATTGCACCGAGTGTGTGCAGTATGCTGCATATTCAAATGCCGAATGCCTGCGTAGGCAATCCTGTTTTTTAATATTTTTAAGTCCTTGGAAGCGCCATAATCTTGCATTTTGATGTAACTTTGCATTTACTTTATAATCAAGGAAATGATCAAAGAAAGCCAAAATGCACAGCTTGTGGCGCTTCTTCATGACAGTCTGTTGGCCCATACATCGCAGAATGCCTTTTGCATTGACGATAAAATGTGGACTTACGGACAGCTGATGAAGCGTGTTGCAGCTATCCGTTGCGCGGTAAGAGAATGCGAAAGTATCATCGGTTTGGTGGCCAACGACGACTTAAACACCTATGCTTCCATACTCGCTTTATGGATGGAAGGCCGTTGCTACGTACCTCTTCATCCGCTTCAACCCTTGCAACGCTGCAATGATATCATCAGTCAGGTGGACATCAAGACCATTCTTGACTCGGGTGAAAGCACGCGTTACGACAGCGAGGGTGTCATCATGACGGCCCAACTGCCTGATGCCGACAAATTAGATGCCCCTTGCGAGGTCGACAAAGATGCTCCGGCATATATCCTTTTCACTTCTGGAACAACAGGACGGCCCAAGGGTGTGCCCGTTACTTTCGGCAATGTGGAAGCTTTTTTGGAGGCTTTTGCCCAGTTGGGGATTAGTCTTTTGCCCGAAGATCGCTGCTTGCAGATGTTTGATTTGACTTTCGATCTTTCGGTGGGCAGCTATCTTCCACCGCTGATAGCAGGCGCTTGTGTCTACACGGTGCGTCTTAGCAGCATTAAATGGCAAGAGGTTTTCCGCCTGATGGACGACTACCGACTCACCGTTACGCTTATGGTTCCCTCGGTTATCCATTATCTTCGTCCTTATCTCAGCGAGCTTTCGGCTCCCGACTTGCGCTATTCGCTCTTCTGTGGCGAGGCATTAATGGTTGATGATGTGGTGCCATGGAAGCAGGTGGCAAGTCATGCTACGGTGTGGAATGTGTACGGGCCGACCGAAAACACCATTTACTGTACGGCCTATCGTGTGGGCAGTCACGACATCAAACAGCACAATGGCGTGGTCAGTATCGGTAAAGCGATGTTGCATACCCACACGATGATTGTCGACAGCGAGCATCAGAAAGTGGTGCAAGGCGATACAGGCGAGCTTTGTTTAGCAGGCGATATGCTCACTCCGGGCTATTGGAATGATGATGAAAAGAACCGTCAGGCTTTCTTCTCTGACGGCAAACGCCGCTGGTATCTGACGGGTGACATCTGCCGTGAAGATGAAAATGGCGACATCGAATACGTGGGACGTAGCGACTCTCAGGTAAAGATACAGGGCTATCGCATTGAACTCAGCGAGATAGAAAGCGTGGCCCGACGCTATTATGACCAGCAGACAGCCGTGGTTGCTGTTGTGCTGGGAGAACAGAACAACCAGACTATCAACTTGGTTGTAGAGTGCAATGATGACGGAAGCAGTGAGCAGTTGCAAGACTTCCTGCGGCAATATCTGCCCGCTTACATGCTGCCTTCGCGCGTGGTTTTCATGCCGGTTTTCCCGCAGAATGCCAATAATAAAATCGACAGAAAACGCATTAAGGAAAGCATTTAGCAGGAGAACGCACATTTTGAAAAAACTAAAAAAGGACTTATAAAAATAAGAAACAGAATGGAAAAAAACGAAATCATGCAGGCTTTGAATGGCATTTTCTCTGCCGTGTTGAACCAAAGTAACCTGCAACTTTCTGAAAATATGACCACCGATGATATCGAGAACTGGGATTCTCTGACCAACATGACCATCATCAGTGAGATAGAAAAGCGTTGGAACATCCACTTCAAGCTGCGCGATATCATCCGTATGAAGAACATTGGCGACATGGCTGATGCTGTCATCAGCAAGAGTCAGCAATAAAACGACAGACAGATTGCATCATGGAGTTTATCTCAATACCGTTTGTCACCTGCATGCTGGTGGCCTTTATCCTGTATTATGCCTTTAGAAAACGACGCCAGCAACATGCTGTTCTACTCTTGGCGAGCGTGGTTTTCATTGGTTATTACCACCTTACTTATCTGCTGACGGCCGTTGGCATCACGCTTTTCACCTTCTATGCAGGCCGTCGTATTCATGCCAATGTCAACACTCCGAAGGCCGGTTGGTGGCTTTGGACCTCGGTGGTAGCCCTGGTTGGCTTCTGGCTTGTGGCCAGATACTACTTCGATTTGTTTCCACTTGGCATCTCTTTCTACACGTTCCAGGCCCTTTCCTACCTCATAGAAATCTATTGGGAAGAGGAACCCGAAGACGATTTCATCGACTTTTCGCTCTACATGTTGCTTTTCGTGAAGTTCCTTTCCGGACCAATCGAGCGTGCTTACGACCTGTTGCCACAGTTTAAGAAAGCACATGCGTTCGACTATCAGCAGGTGGTTGGCGGACTGAAACTCGTGGCATGGGGAGTTTTCTTGAAGCTTGTCATCGCCGACCGCATAGGCCCTTCGCTCGACAGTGTGCTCGACAACGTGCGCCAGGCATCGGGAATGCAGCTGCTGCTCGCCACGCTTCTCTATCCCATTCAGCTCTATGCCGACTTTGCCGGCTATACAGCCATGGCGCTTGGATTAGGCCGAATGCTCGGTTTCAAGCTGCAACCCAACTTCAACCGACCGTTTATTTCAACGTCTACGGGCGAACTTTGGCGCCGTTGGCATATCTCATTGTCAGCGTGGGTGCGTGATTACGTGTTCACTCCACTGAATGCTTCGCTGCGCTCATGGCATCGCTGGGGCATCTATGTGTCGCTGTTGGTGACGTTTGTCAGCATCGGTGTGTGGCATGGGGCAGGGTGGACATTCGCCTGCTACGGTCTTTTTCAGGGCATTCTAATCATCATCGAGACCCTTTTGGGCAAGCGCAGAGAGCGCCTTTACAATGTCTTCGGACAGCGTGTAGGGCGCGTGTTGATGATTATTCGCACCTATCTGTTCTTTGCCTTGTCGCTGCTTTTCTTCCGTATAAGTTCGGTTTCCGACGTGCTCTATACCTATCGCCACCTCTTCGACGGTTATCTTTCATCGGTGAAAGAGTTGAGGCTCGAGCTTTCCGACTATTATTGGATTGTCTTTGCAGTGGCCGTTGTATTGATGTTTGTCATCGAAGCAGTCAATGCCCGACGTGACCTCATCGAGTCGAGCAGCCGTTGGCGTGCGCCCATTCGCTGGACTTGTTATTTCGCAGTGGTGCTGATAGTGCTGTTCTATGGTGCTTTCGGCGTTGAAAACTTTATTTATATTCAGTTCTAAGCCATGGAAAAGAAGCATAAACTATTGACATTCTATGTGAAATGCCTCGTCATCAGCCTGCCTGTACTATTGCTCGTGGCCTTCTATGCCTATAAGGATCCGTTCATGGTGTTGCGCAGTTATGCGGATTACGACCATTCCTGGGTGGTGCAGGATGAGGGTGCCGTGGCTTGGAAAAAATACAAACAGCAAGGCCGAAGCTGCCATTACAACTCGTTTGTGATGGGCACTTCGTGCACGAAAGCCTTTCCATGCTCCATTTGGCAGCGCCATATCAACGGGCATCCATTCCGCTTTTTCAGCAATGCAGAAGGCTTGGGAGACGTCAGTCTGAAGCTCGAAGCCCTTGAAGGACAGCCGGGACAGAAGATTGAAAACCTGTTGTTGGTCGTCGAACGCAGTTTCTTTGAGAAAGAAAGTGCCCAGGGCGGCATCATGCATCTTATGCCTCCGGAGGTGACGGGCAAGAGTTGGGCAAGCTATCAGACGGAGTTTCTGCAGAGTTTCTTCTATCCGAAGTTCCTCGTTCCCTATCTGAAATATGCCTTTACAGGCTACCGTGACCCCAAGGCCTCAGGCGTATTCTATGACAATTTGCCGTCACGCGACCGCGTCACCAACGAGGCATTGCTGCCCGAGGAGGCCGAAATCAAGCGTTTAGGTGAGCGCTATTGGCAGCAGGGCGAATGGAATTCGGAGAGCCGAAAGCCGCGTGAGACCTCGCTTGCACCGCGTGTCTTGGGCGAAAGACAAATCAGAATGCTGGCTGATTTGCAGAATTTCTGCGAACGCCACCACACGAATTTGAAGATGGTTATCGGCCCAAACTATCAGCGGGAGCGCTTCAATCCGGATGATTTAGACATACTTCTGCATATTTTCGGCCCGCAGTGCGTCTATGACTACTCACACGACGACCGCTTCATTGACTTCCATGACTATTATGACATGAGTCATTATCGGGCCAGGGTGGGCGAAGCCATCATGAAAGAGATATATGGAAAAAGGTAGATGCGGTGTCAATCCAGCCACACTGCAAAACAATAACTCACACAAACTCCATCCTATTAAAAGATAAAAAATGGGGGTTTGCCACGCCTAATCAAAGATTTTTCAGTAAGTTTGCAGCCTATGGAGCATGAATACTACATGAAACGCTGCCTGCAACTGGCAGAGAACGGACGGCAGAACGCCAAGCCCAACCCCATGGTGGGTGCTGTGATTGTGGCACATGACCGCATCATCGGCGAAGGCTATCACGTCAGATGCGGCGAAGGACACGCTGAAGTGAATGTCTTTGCAAGCGTCAGACCGGAAGATGAGAGGCTGTTGCCCGAGGCCACAATCTACGTGTCGTTGGAGCCTTGCTCACATTATGGCAAGACGCCACCCTGTGCAGATCTCATCATCTGCAAGGGCATAAAGCGATGCGTCTGCGGTTGTGTTGACCCTTTTGCCAAGGTGCAGGGACGTGGCATTCAGCGCATGCGCGACGCCGGTATTGAGGTCGTTGTGGGCGTCATGGAAGCGGAATGCTTGGCCTTGAACCGCCGTTTCATCACGTTCAATGCTTTGCATCGGCCGTATATTCTCCTGAAATGGGCACAGACAGCGAATGGTTTTATCAGCAAAAAAGACAGTCCGCTGCAGCTTTCTACGCCTGTCACACAAATGCTTGTGCATCAGTTGCGGGCCGAAAATGAAGCTATTCTCGTAGGCCATACCACCTTCTTGACCGATCATCCCCGCCTTGACGTGCGCCAATGGAGTGGTTGTAATCCCGAACGTATCGTGCTTTCGCCGACTATGGCAGCACGAAAAGAGCGGCCGGAAGGCTGGACTGTCGCAGCAACCATTGATGAAATCATCGCTCATCTCTATGCCGATAAAAAACAAAGTCTCGTTGTAGAAGGGGGCAGAAAGACGCTGCAGGCTTTCATCGAACGCGGACTTTGGGACGAAATCCGAGTGGAGACGGCTCCGATAATGATAACAGAAGGCGTGGCAGCTCCACATTTCCCCACGCATGCGCATATAGAAAAAACAGAATATATTGACGGAAACCAAATCATCACCCTATGCAGATAATCCTCGCTTCAGCCAAGAACATGAATGCCAAGACAGCCGTAAA
The nucleotide sequence above comes from Segatella oris. Encoded proteins:
- the rpoN gene encoding RNA polymerase factor sigma-54, producing MAQKLIQTQEQKLAQQMRLSQQQMLQVRLLEMPLTELEENINAELDDNPALEKDDSDMTLAENEGENDFSDSEDNDDFDSMNEKEERQDALDAALENIGSDDVMPQTPYANNHDNADYEETVYGDTTSFYDKLKEQMDMLTLTDKEHAVMEYLIGSLDDDGLLRKDLGSISDELAIYHNIDVSETEIEKVLTMLQGMDPAGIGARSLQECLLLQVKRMRREGGHSPRLLEVMERIFKECFEAFTKKHWDKIKLQLGLSDTQVEMLQREIRKLNPKPGASLGETEGRNMQQITPDFIVDTADDGTVSFSLNHGNIPDLKVSPSFTEMVDAYRNNKEGMSRQAKEALLYAKEKVAKAQGFIEAVKQRRQTLTLTMQAIIAWQKKFFQDGDESDLRPMILKDIADKTGLDISTISRVSNVKYAQTRWGTFPLRFFFTDAYTTGEGEEMSTRKIKIALKTVIEKEDKSKPLSDEALTKLMKEKGFPIARRTIAKYREQLNIPVARLRRG
- a CDS encoding GxxExxY protein, with the translated sequence MNIVEYKELSKKIIGDAFSVYNEYKGGLLESAYQAAFVYLLRKNGFKVEEQKELPLFFRDVRLSKTYRMDIVINNQIILELKAVEEIRKEHRLQLFHYMRLTHIPIGLLINFSYSDGVHFEKYHFDETENRCKAF
- a CDS encoding histidine-type phosphatase codes for the protein MKRKMVILSLMTFCLSGFAQQAKQDFKANRQLSASNYLAYPGPLQKTLTPAPKGYEPFYLSHYGRHGSRWLIGKRDYQQPVKWLEKADTLGKLTPKGQEVLHKLRLLRDAAKGRDGELTQLGAEQHRQIAERMMRNFPEIFKGKTHVDAKSTVVIRCILSMENALQQLVRMNPQLDITHDASYHDMYYMNHNDTSLFKQRMPKEAREAYDAFSKRHIHPERVMRELFNDDSYWQKEVNYKELYKALYKQASNIQSTELRHKMSLYDLFTDDELYDLWATTNAWWYINYGPSPLNGGKQPTSQRFLLRKIVSEVDSCLKLNHPGATLRYGHDTMVMPLTCLLNLDDTGMQVADLEQVAMRGWNDYRIFPMACNLQFVFYRKQGSDDILVKILRNENEAKLPVKSDVAPYYHWKDVRAYCERVASSQSPQGGKPVLTD
- a CDS encoding alkaline phosphatase family protein, giving the protein MKKNILILLLLACSFMGHAQVNRPKLVVGIVVDQMRWDYLYYYNKEFVEGGFKRLLAEGYSCENTMIPYIPTVTAIGHSSIYTGSVPALTGILGNSFFINGKNTYCCGDDNVQSVGSSSKEGKMSPRNLLASTIGDELKLATDFKSKVIGVALKDRAAILPAGHSADAAYWWDTSAGHFVTSTYYMDKLPSWAVEFNKKHLQKPGSDIKSKPQGVTMTFDMAEAALKNERLGLGTETDMLAVSVSSTDIIGHMYSTRGPEIHDVYIQLDRDLARFFNTLDAQVGRGNYLVFLTADHGGSHNPNFMRNHKLAAGGFAGWNLTKEINKELQQSFGTKANFILGENALRIYFDRKSIAEAGLELAKVKAKAKQLLEKKENITYVVNYDNVATQPIAQPIRERIINGYSRERGGDLLIITNPGWVNCPSSPDYKGTNHGLWNPDDSHIPLIFMGWGITSGATSHPTSMTDIAPSVCSMLHIQMPNACVGNPVF
- a CDS encoding amino acid adenylation domain-containing protein translates to MIKESQNAQLVALLHDSLLAHTSQNAFCIDDKMWTYGQLMKRVAAIRCAVRECESIIGLVANDDLNTYASILALWMEGRCYVPLHPLQPLQRCNDIISQVDIKTILDSGESTRYDSEGVIMTAQLPDADKLDAPCEVDKDAPAYILFTSGTTGRPKGVPVTFGNVEAFLEAFAQLGISLLPEDRCLQMFDLTFDLSVGSYLPPLIAGACVYTVRLSSIKWQEVFRLMDDYRLTVTLMVPSVIHYLRPYLSELSAPDLRYSLFCGEALMVDDVVPWKQVASHATVWNVYGPTENTIYCTAYRVGSHDIKQHNGVVSIGKAMLHTHTMIVDSEHQKVVQGDTGELCLAGDMLTPGYWNDDEKNRQAFFSDGKRRWYLTGDICREDENGDIEYVGRSDSQVKIQGYRIELSEIESVARRYYDQQTAVVAVVLGEQNNQTINLVVECNDDGSSEQLQDFLRQYLPAYMLPSRVVFMPVFPQNANNKIDRKRIKESI
- a CDS encoding acyl carrier protein — encoded protein: MEKNEIMQALNGIFSAVLNQSNLQLSENMTTDDIENWDSLTNMTIISEIEKRWNIHFKLRDIIRMKNIGDMADAVISKSQQ